In Haloplanus rubicundus, one DNA window encodes the following:
- the rpsB gene encoding 30S ribosomal protein S2 has translation MTDNDNELETPDGDEEAAAEEAAAPEDAAPADTEEPTAEAADEAAEADEEAAEEDATPFDDDVMPDDEADLLIPVEDYLGAGVHIGTQQKTEDMERFIHRVRDDGLYVLDVSQTDQRIRTAADFLANYAPEQVLVTSSRQYGRFPAEKFAEAIGARARTGRFIPGTLTNPDYDGYIEPDVVVVTDPIGDSQAVKEAITVGIPVIAMCDSNNQLSNVDLVIPTNNKGRRALSVVYWLLANETLDRRGAEPGYALDDFEAGI, from the coding sequence ATGACAGACAACGACAACGAACTCGAAACCCCGGACGGTGACGAGGAGGCGGCGGCCGAGGAGGCCGCGGCCCCCGAAGACGCCGCCCCCGCGGACACTGAGGAACCGACCGCCGAGGCGGCCGACGAGGCGGCCGAGGCCGACGAAGAGGCAGCCGAAGAGGACGCCACCCCGTTCGACGACGACGTGATGCCCGACGACGAGGCGGACCTCCTCATTCCCGTGGAGGACTACCTCGGCGCCGGCGTCCACATCGGTACCCAGCAGAAGACCGAGGACATGGAGCGGTTCATCCACCGCGTCCGTGACGACGGCCTGTACGTGCTGGACGTGAGCCAGACCGACCAGCGCATCCGCACGGCCGCGGACTTCCTCGCGAACTACGCGCCCGAGCAGGTTCTCGTGACCTCCTCGCGCCAGTACGGCCGGTTCCCGGCCGAGAAGTTCGCGGAGGCCATCGGCGCCCGCGCCCGCACCGGGCGCTTCATTCCGGGCACGCTGACGAACCCGGACTACGACGGCTACATCGAGCCGGACGTGGTGGTCGTCACCGACCCCATCGGCGACTCGCAGGCGGTCAAGGAGGCCATCACGGTCGGCATCCCCGTCATCGCCATGTGCGACTCGAACAACCAGCTCAGCAACGTCGACCTCGTCATCCCGACGAACAACAAGGGTCGACGTGCCCTGTCGGTCGTCTACTGGCTGCTGGCCAACGAGACGCTCGACCGCCGCGGCGCCGAACCCGGCTACGCCCTCGACGACTTCGAGGCGGGCATCTAA
- the eno gene encoding phosphopyruvate hydratase, translated as MTLIRSVSLRRVLDSRGNATVEADVLTESGGFGRAAAPSGASTGEYEAIELPTGEAIAAARQHAVPRLVGEVHAGNQREVDAALHAADGTDDFSAIGANSAVAISMAAAKAGADVLGAPLYQHLGGTFRGDNFPIPLGNVVGGGEHAKEATHIQEFLAAPVGAPSVSEAVFANAAVHDRIGALLDERGVAAGKGDEGAWAPPVDDATAFELVAEATDDVADDVGFDIGIGLDVAASELYDAADEVYRYGDVARTPAEQVDYVADLVSEYDLAYVEDPVEENDFDGFADLTARVGDRTVLCGDDLFVTNVDRLQRGIDEGAGNAILVKPNQIGTLSDAVDAVELATRNGLQAVVSHRSGETEDATIAHLAVATDAPFIKTGTVGGERTAKLNELIRIAEDAV; from the coding sequence ATGACGCTGATTCGCTCGGTGAGTCTGCGCCGCGTCCTCGACTCGCGCGGTAATGCGACGGTCGAGGCGGACGTGTTGACCGAGTCGGGCGGCTTCGGCCGCGCGGCCGCACCGAGCGGTGCCTCCACCGGCGAGTACGAGGCGATCGAACTGCCGACGGGCGAGGCCATCGCGGCGGCCCGTCAGCACGCCGTCCCCAGACTGGTCGGCGAAGTCCACGCGGGCAACCAGCGCGAGGTCGACGCCGCCCTCCACGCCGCGGACGGCACCGACGACTTCTCGGCAATCGGTGCCAACAGCGCCGTCGCCATCTCGATGGCGGCCGCCAAGGCCGGCGCCGACGTGCTCGGCGCGCCGCTCTATCAACACCTGGGCGGCACCTTCCGCGGCGACAACTTCCCGATTCCGCTCGGGAACGTCGTCGGCGGCGGCGAACACGCCAAGGAGGCCACCCACATTCAGGAGTTCCTCGCCGCCCCCGTGGGTGCACCGAGCGTCTCGGAGGCCGTCTTCGCCAACGCCGCGGTCCACGACCGGATCGGGGCGTTGCTGGACGAGCGCGGGGTCGCCGCGGGGAAAGGTGACGAGGGCGCGTGGGCGCCCCCCGTCGACGACGCGACGGCGTTCGAACTCGTCGCCGAGGCGACCGACGACGTGGCTGACGACGTGGGCTTCGACATCGGCATCGGCCTCGACGTGGCGGCGTCGGAGCTGTACGACGCCGCCGACGAGGTCTACCGCTACGGCGACGTCGCGCGGACGCCCGCGGAACAGGTCGACTACGTCGCCGACCTCGTTTCCGAGTACGACCTCGCGTACGTCGAGGACCCCGTCGAGGAGAACGACTTCGACGGGTTCGCCGACCTGACGGCTCGGGTCGGCGACCGGACGGTGCTCTGTGGCGACGACCTGTTCGTCACGAACGTCGACCGCCTGCAGCGCGGCATCGACGAGGGGGCGGGCAACGCCATCCTCGTCAAGCCCAACCAGATCGGGACGCTCTCCGACGCCGTGGACGCGGTGGAGCTGGCGACCCGGAACGGTCTGCAGGCCGTCGTCTCCCACCGTTCGGGCGAGACGGAGGACGCGACCATCGCACACCTCGCCGTGGCGACCGACGCTCCGTTCATCAAGACGGGGACGGTCGGCGGCGAGCGAACCGCCAAACTCAACGAACTCATCCGCATCGCGGAGGACGCTGTATGA
- a CDS encoding DNA-directed RNA polymerase subunit K, which produces MSQGRYNRYEKARILGARALQVSYGAPVLVETDQSEPILVAAEEYDAGVLPFTVRREGK; this is translated from the coding sequence ATGAGTCAGGGACGCTACAACCGCTACGAGAAGGCGCGTATCCTCGGGGCGCGAGCCCTGCAGGTGTCCTACGGCGCCCCGGTGCTCGTCGAGACGGACCAGAGCGAACCGATCCTCGTCGCGGCCGAGGAGTACGACGCCGGCGTGCTCCCCTTCACCGTGAGGCGGGAGGGCAAATGA
- a CDS encoding DNA-directed RNA polymerase subunit N: protein MMIPVRCFTCGKVIGEHWEEYQARLDAGEDPAEVLDDLGVTRHCCRRMFVSHKDLVDVVSPYQ from the coding sequence ATGATGATCCCAGTCCGGTGTTTCACGTGCGGCAAGGTCATCGGCGAGCACTGGGAGGAGTACCAGGCTCGTCTCGACGCGGGGGAGGACCCCGCGGAGGTGCTCGACGACCTGGGCGTGACCCGGCACTGCTGTCGGCGGATGTTCGTCTCGCACAAGGACCTCGTGGACGTGGTCTCCCCCTACCAATGA
- a CDS encoding 30S ribosomal protein S9 yields the protein MVTNTSGKKKTAVARATVREGEGRVRINSQPVELVEPELSKLKMLEPFRIAGDDLRDTVDIDVTVSGGGFAGQADAVRTAIARGLVQYHNDAELRDAFMEFDRSLLVNDVRQSEPKKWGGPGARARYQKSYR from the coding sequence ATGGTAACCAACACGAGCGGCAAGAAGAAGACGGCCGTCGCCCGCGCCACGGTGCGCGAGGGTGAGGGTCGCGTGCGCATCAACTCCCAGCCAGTCGAACTGGTCGAACCGGAGCTCTCGAAGCTGAAGATGCTGGAGCCGTTCCGCATCGCCGGCGACGACCTGCGCGACACCGTCGACATCGACGTGACCGTCTCGGGTGGCGGCTTCGCCGGACAGGCAGACGCCGTCCGGACGGCCATCGCCCGCGGGCTGGTGCAGTATCACAACGACGCCGAACTCCGCGACGCGTTCATGGAGTTCGACCGGTCGCTGCTGGTCAACGACGTCCGGCAGTCCGAACCCAAGAAGTGGGGCGGTCCCGGCGCGCGGGCCCGCTACCAGAAGTCCTACCGCTGA
- a CDS encoding 50S ribosomal protein L13: protein MSLAEFDADVVVDARDCIMGRVASEVAQRALAGDRVAIINAEDAVITGNEESTMDTYRKRAELGSDSGPYYPKRPDRIFKRAVRGMVPYKSPRGREAFENVRVYVGNPFDEDGEVLDGTSLDRLSNIKFVSLGDVSEELGANVTW, encoded by the coding sequence ATGAGTCTCGCCGAATTCGACGCCGACGTGGTGGTCGACGCCCGTGACTGCATCATGGGTCGGGTCGCCAGCGAGGTGGCCCAGCGCGCCCTCGCCGGCGACCGTGTCGCCATCATCAACGCCGAGGACGCGGTCATCACCGGCAACGAGGAATCGACGATGGACACCTACCGCAAGCGCGCGGAACTCGGCTCCGACAGCGGGCCGTACTACCCCAAGCGCCCGGACCGCATCTTCAAGCGGGCCGTCCGCGGGATGGTGCCCTACAAGAGTCCGCGTGGCCGCGAGGCGTTCGAGAACGTCCGCGTCTACGTCGGCAACCCCTTCGACGAGGACGGCGAGGTGCTCGACGGGACGTCGCTGGATCGCCTCTCGAACATCAAATTCGTCTCCCTCGGAGACGTCTCCGAAGAACTGGGTGCGAACGTCACATGGTAA
- a CDS encoding 50S ribosomal protein L18e, with protein sequence MSKTNPRLNSLIAELKAVSRESGAGVWQDVADRLEKPRRTHAEVNLGQIERYAREDETVVVPGKVLGSGVLEKEVTVAAVDFSSTARTKIEQVGDAQQLAQVAENNPEGANVRVIR encoded by the coding sequence ATGAGTAAGACGAATCCGAGACTCAATAGTCTCATCGCCGAGTTGAAGGCGGTTTCGCGCGAGTCCGGCGCCGGTGTCTGGCAGGACGTCGCGGACCGCCTGGAGAAGCCACGGCGCACCCACGCGGAGGTCAACCTCGGGCAGATCGAACGATACGCCCGTGAGGACGAGACCGTCGTCGTGCCCGGCAAGGTGCTGGGCAGCGGTGTGCTCGAAAAGGAAGTTACCGTCGCGGCCGTCGACTTCTCGTCGACGGCGCGGACGAAGATCGAACAGGTCGGCGACGCCCAGCAGCTGGCACAGGTCGCCGAGAACAACCCCGAAGGGGCAAACGTCCGGGTGATTCGATGA
- a CDS encoding DNA-directed RNA polymerase subunit D: protein MVADFDVEFIERDDRNARFLVRGATPAFANGIRRAMIADVPTFSIDTVRFVENSSVMFDEMIGLRLGLVPLSTPLDDFEVGDEVTLALDVEGPATAYSGDIETSDEMVQPADDNIPIIELKEQQRIELEADAVLDRGRDHAKHQGGVAVGYRHLQRVEVVDDAGEFDEQEPNILRGVIETEDGELVPTSEFDHDLTNRYPGKEIEVHDVPDAFVFHVETDGSFSVEELVTRAVESIGDRAAELETKAAV from the coding sequence ATGGTAGCCGACTTCGACGTCGAGTTCATCGAACGCGACGACCGGAACGCACGGTTCCTGGTCCGTGGAGCGACGCCGGCCTTCGCCAACGGCATCCGCCGGGCGATGATCGCCGACGTGCCGACGTTCTCCATCGACACCGTCCGGTTCGTCGAGAACTCGTCGGTCATGTTCGACGAGATGATCGGCCTCCGCCTGGGGCTGGTGCCGCTTTCGACCCCCCTCGACGACTTCGAGGTGGGCGACGAAGTGACGCTGGCGCTGGACGTGGAGGGCCCGGCGACGGCCTACTCGGGCGACATCGAGACGTCCGACGAGATGGTCCAGCCGGCCGACGACAACATTCCGATCATCGAACTCAAAGAGCAACAGCGGATCGAACTCGAGGCCGACGCCGTGCTGGACCGTGGCCGCGACCACGCCAAACATCAGGGCGGCGTGGCCGTCGGCTACCGACACCTCCAGCGCGTCGAGGTCGTCGACGACGCCGGAGAGTTCGACGAACAGGAGCCGAACATCCTGCGCGGGGTCATCGAGACGGAGGACGGCGAACTCGTTCCGACGAGCGAGTTCGATCACGACCTCACGAACCGATACCCCGGCAAGGAAATCGAGGTACACGACGTCCCCGACGCGTTCGTCTTCCACGTGGAGACGGACGGGTCGTTCAGCGTCGAGGAACTGGTCACGCGCGCCGTCGAATCCATCGGCGACCGCGCGGCGGAACTGGAAACGAAAGCCGCAGTTTAA
- a CDS encoding 30S ribosomal protein S11, translated as MSADEQESKWGIAHVHASFNNTLITITDQTGAETIAKSSGGTVVKQNRDEASPYAAMQMAEVVAEEVLAAGIEGVHVRVRGPGGNDNKSPGPGAQATIRALARAGLEIGRIEDVTPIPHDGTRAPKNSRL; from the coding sequence ATGAGCGCCGACGAACAAGAGAGCAAGTGGGGCATCGCCCACGTCCACGCGTCGTTCAACAACACCCTCATCACGATCACGGATCAGACGGGGGCGGAGACCATCGCCAAATCGAGCGGCGGGACGGTCGTGAAACAGAACCGCGACGAGGCGTCGCCGTACGCGGCCATGCAGATGGCCGAAGTCGTCGCCGAGGAGGTCCTCGCGGCCGGTATCGAGGGCGTCCACGTTCGCGTGCGCGGTCCCGGCGGGAACGACAACAAGTCCCCCGGCCCGGGCGCGCAGGCGACGATCCGAGCGCTCGCCCGCGCCGGCCTGGAGATCGGTCGTATCGAGGACGTGACGCCGATCCCGCACGACGGCACGCGCGCGCCGAAGAACAGCCGCCTCTAA
- a CDS encoding 30S ribosomal protein S4 yields MTTGKNTKFYETPNHPYQGERIAEEADLLGRYGLKNKEELWRAQSELREMRREARRLLGDAQGDVEAAAEAGGEFVARLQRLGILGGEDDISDVLSLEVTDLLERRLQTVVYRKGLAHTPQQARQFVSHGHVTVDGARVQTPSKKVEADEQASVAFDETSPLADDLHPERAEAQE; encoded by the coding sequence ATGACAACCGGCAAGAACACCAAGTTCTACGAGACGCCGAACCACCCGTATCAGGGCGAGCGCATCGCCGAGGAGGCCGATCTCCTCGGGCGCTACGGCCTGAAGAACAAAGAAGAGCTCTGGCGTGCCCAGTCCGAACTCCGCGAGATGCGCCGCGAGGCGCGACGACTGCTCGGCGACGCACAGGGTGACGTCGAGGCGGCCGCGGAGGCGGGCGGCGAGTTCGTCGCTCGGCTCCAGCGACTCGGCATCCTCGGCGGCGAGGACGACATCAGCGACGTGCTGTCGCTGGAAGTGACGGACCTGCTCGAACGACGGCTGCAGACGGTCGTCTACCGGAAGGGGCTGGCACACACGCCCCAGCAGGCTCGCCAGTTCGTCTCGCACGGACACGTCACGGTCGACGGCGCGCGCGTCCAGACGCCGTCGAAGAAAGTGGAGGCCGACGAGCAGGCCTCGGTCGCCTTCGACGAGACGAGTCCGCTCGCGGACGACCTCCACCCCGAACGCGCGGAGGCCCAAGAATGA
- a CDS encoding 30S ribosomal protein S13, which translates to MSAEEPQDGSPEDDEDLRYFVRIGQTDLDGTKAVERSLTDMNGIGKRTARIVADAADVDRTATFGRLDDDEIDRVIEVVEHFADEVPEWMVNRRNDFYTGESDHIVGSNLSQTRTQDINRMKMIDSYRGVRHKRGQKVRGQRTKSTGRTEGTIGVNVEAIKEDMAEEAAEEEEG; encoded by the coding sequence ATGAGTGCAGAAGAACCACAGGACGGCTCCCCCGAGGACGACGAGGACCTTCGGTACTTCGTCAGAATCGGCCAGACCGACCTCGACGGGACGAAGGCCGTCGAGCGGAGCCTCACCGACATGAACGGCATCGGCAAGCGCACGGCGCGCATCGTCGCCGACGCGGCCGACGTGGATCGAACCGCCACGTTCGGGCGCCTCGACGACGACGAAATCGACCGCGTGATCGAGGTGGTGGAGCACTTCGCCGACGAAGTCCCCGAGTGGATGGTCAACCGGCGAAACGACTTCTACACCGGCGAGAGCGACCACATCGTCGGCTCGAACCTCAGTCAGACGCGCACGCAGGACATCAACCGGATGAAGATGATCGACTCCTACCGTGGCGTCCGACACAAGCGCGGACAGAAGGTGCGCGGCCAGCGGACCAAGTCCACCGGCCGTACCGAGGGCACCATCGGCGTCAACGTCGAGGCCATCAAGGAAGACATGGCCGAGGAAGCCGCCGAGGAGGAGGAAGGATAG
- a CDS encoding SLC13 family permease, with amino-acid sequence MSRRQHLPQLVGLGVAAVVLVGGTLGPPVGGVDGTVRTVLAVFAATLVLWITKPVPYAVSSVLCVALLHALGTVPTFADAASGFASTLVFFFVVLLLVGRSVANVDLDDWVAARLVAARDTPRRSVRRLSVMVLLLAFVLPSGLARGVTFMPIIDRINASFGAPADSQFRRLAYYVIGHLNPVASLALMTGGSMAVATAELVNASVRPLTWVEWALYMAPPTVLLFACCTVLGALYYNVSGEVPTGASTGTDADSEADDPTLRALGRDQRLVLGGLGGAIVMWVVGSFVGIPTLVPAVLIVVLFSLPGVGVLDASDVRAINWGIVFLVGAMLSLLDVMRTVGAFDLVVEAFGVVVPPGAPDAVVVAAVFAVAVLVRGTFSSVSASFVVLFPVVLEGLSTTGVTPLYVSFGLTTILMAATFLPFNNPAVLVAYDRGPLDATDVFRLGLLTLAVAVVVVVLSWTVYWPFVDSVVTI; translated from the coding sequence GTGAGCCGCCGACAACATCTCCCGCAACTCGTCGGACTCGGCGTGGCCGCCGTCGTCCTCGTCGGTGGCACCCTCGGCCCGCCGGTCGGCGGCGTCGACGGCACGGTCCGGACCGTCCTCGCCGTGTTCGCGGCGACGCTGGTGCTCTGGATCACGAAACCGGTCCCCTACGCCGTCTCGAGCGTGCTCTGTGTCGCACTCCTCCACGCCCTCGGGACGGTCCCGACGTTCGCCGACGCCGCGAGCGGCTTCGCCTCGACGCTCGTGTTCTTTTTCGTCGTGCTGTTGCTCGTCGGCCGGAGCGTCGCGAACGTCGACCTCGACGACTGGGTGGCCGCCCGACTGGTCGCCGCCCGAGACACCCCGCGGCGCTCGGTCCGCCGGCTCTCGGTGATGGTGTTGCTGCTCGCGTTCGTCCTCCCGTCCGGGCTGGCTCGCGGCGTGACGTTCATGCCCATCATCGACCGCATCAACGCCTCGTTCGGCGCCCCGGCGGACAGCCAGTTCCGCCGACTGGCCTACTACGTGATCGGCCACCTGAACCCGGTGGCGTCGCTCGCGCTCATGACCGGCGGGAGCATGGCCGTCGCGACGGCGGAACTCGTCAACGCCTCGGTCCGGCCGCTGACGTGGGTCGAGTGGGCGCTGTACATGGCGCCGCCCACGGTGCTCCTGTTCGCCTGCTGTACCGTTCTCGGCGCGCTCTACTACAACGTGTCCGGCGAGGTCCCGACGGGCGCGTCGACGGGGACCGACGCCGATTCCGAGGCCGACGACCCTACGCTCCGAGCGCTCGGTCGTGACCAGCGACTCGTGCTCGGGGGCCTCGGTGGCGCCATCGTCATGTGGGTCGTCGGGTCGTTCGTCGGGATTCCGACGCTCGTCCCGGCGGTGCTGATCGTCGTCCTGTTTTCGCTGCCGGGTGTCGGAGTCCTCGACGCGTCGGACGTCCGCGCGATCAACTGGGGCATCGTCTTCCTCGTCGGAGCCATGCTGTCGCTGCTGGACGTGATGCGGACGGTCGGCGCGTTCGACCTGGTGGTGGAGGCGTTCGGCGTCGTCGTTCCCCCCGGAGCGCCCGACGCCGTCGTCGTGGCGGCCGTCTTCGCCGTCGCCGTGCTGGTGCGCGGGACGTTCTCGTCGGTGTCGGCCTCGTTCGTCGTGCTCTTTCCCGTCGTGCTCGAAGGCCTGTCCACGACGGGCGTGACGCCGCTGTACGTCTCCTTCGGGCTGACGACGATCCTGATGGCGGCGACGTTCCTGCCGTTCAACAACCCCGCGGTTCTGGTCGCCTACGACCGCGGTCCGCTCGACGCGACCGACGTGTTCCGGTTGGGGCTGCTCACGCTGGCCGTCGCCGTGGTGGTGGTCGTCCTCAGCTGGACCGTCTACTGGCCGTTCGTCGACAGTGTCGTCACGATCTGA
- the moaA gene encoding GTP 3',8-cyclase MoaA, whose protein sequence is MLEDDFGREVTGVRVSLTDRCNFDCVYCHNEGLGDTRGPMEAQDDEMSADDIVRFLEVAAEFDVDSVKFTGGEPMLRDDLEEIIRRTPDSMEVSMTTNGTYLPGRAEGLVDAGLERVNVSQDALDPEAFAEITKSGAYDKVMEGVEAALDAGLDPVKLNMVVFEHTAGYVEDMVDHVAENDGLQLQLIEYMPELTGKPEWNIDIQRVHDWLADIADEVEHREMHDRKRYWVSGTDPDAPAADPSKRGMVEIVDPVENPTFCANCHRVRVTHEGYLKGCLNRNDDLRSMGEMTKDEIRETFRETVANRVPYYGEYMVKNDEGEWEINDEYIGAPTA, encoded by the coding sequence ATGCTGGAGGACGATTTCGGTCGTGAGGTGACGGGGGTTCGCGTCTCACTCACCGACCGCTGTAACTTCGACTGTGTTTACTGTCACAACGAGGGACTCGGTGACACGCGTGGGCCGATGGAGGCCCAAGACGACGAGATGTCGGCCGACGACATCGTTCGGTTCCTCGAAGTCGCCGCGGAGTTCGACGTGGACAGCGTGAAGTTCACCGGCGGCGAGCCGATGCTCCGGGACGACCTAGAGGAGATCATCCGCCGGACGCCCGACTCGATGGAGGTGTCGATGACGACCAACGGCACGTACCTCCCCGGCCGCGCGGAGGGACTCGTCGACGCCGGTCTCGAACGCGTCAACGTCTCGCAGGACGCCCTCGACCCCGAGGCGTTCGCGGAGATCACGAAGTCGGGTGCCTACGACAAGGTGATGGAGGGCGTCGAGGCGGCGCTCGACGCGGGACTCGACCCCGTCAAGCTGAACATGGTCGTCTTCGAGCACACCGCGGGCTACGTCGAGGACATGGTGGACCACGTCGCCGAGAACGACGGGCTCCAGCTCCAGCTGATCGAGTACATGCCCGAACTGACGGGGAAGCCGGAGTGGAACATCGATATCCAGCGCGTCCACGACTGGCTGGCCGACATCGCCGACGAGGTGGAGCACCGGGAGATGCACGACCGGAAACGCTACTGGGTGAGCGGGACCGACCCGGACGCCCCGGCCGCGGACCCGTCCAAACGGGGGATGGTCGAAATCGTCGACCCCGTGGAGAACCCCACGTTCTGTGCCAACTGCCACCGGGTCCGGGTCACCCACGAAGGGTATCTGAAGGGCTGTCTCAACCGCAACGACGACCTGCGGTCGATGGGCGAGATGACCAAAGACGAGATTCGCGAGACGTTCAGAGAGACCGTCGCCAACCGCGTCCCCTACTACGGCGAGTACATGGTCAAAAACGACGAGGGCGAGTGGGAGATCAACGACGAGTACATCGGCGCGCCGACGGCGTAA
- a CDS encoding Mrp/NBP35 family ATP-binding protein, which translates to MDEADVRELLGRVEDPDLGDDIVSLGLVNGVEIEDGVAKVSLALGAPYAPTESAIAADVREVLADAGLEVELTAKRPAAIRDDEVLPGVKNVVAVASGKGGVGKSTVAVNLAAGLSKLGAKVGLFDTDVYGPNVPRMLDSQDPPTATDDDTIIPPERYGVKLISMAFMVGEDDPVIWRGPMVHQVLTQLVEDVEWGELDYLVLDLPPGTGDTQLTILQTLPLAGAVIVTTPEEVAVDDARKGIRMFGRHDTNVLGLVENMSSFVCPDCGGQHDIFGSGGGRELAEANNLPYLGGVPLDPEIRSGEEPMVLKDDNPTADAFRVITEDVANNVGVVNRRRVSDR; encoded by the coding sequence ATGGACGAAGCCGACGTACGGGAGTTGCTCGGCCGGGTCGAGGACCCTGATCTCGGTGACGACATCGTGTCGCTCGGACTGGTCAACGGTGTCGAGATCGAGGACGGGGTGGCGAAGGTGTCGCTCGCCCTCGGGGCGCCCTACGCGCCGACCGAGAGCGCCATCGCCGCGGACGTGCGGGAGGTACTGGCCGACGCTGGCCTGGAGGTCGAACTCACGGCCAAGCGGCCCGCCGCCATCCGCGACGACGAGGTGTTACCGGGCGTGAAAAACGTCGTCGCCGTCGCCTCCGGGAAGGGGGGCGTCGGGAAGTCGACGGTCGCGGTCAACCTCGCCGCCGGGCTGTCGAAACTCGGCGCGAAGGTGGGCCTGTTCGACACGGACGTGTACGGCCCGAACGTACCCCGGATGCTCGATTCCCAGGACCCGCCGACGGCGACGGACGACGACACCATCATTCCGCCCGAACGCTACGGAGTGAAGCTCATCAGCATGGCGTTCATGGTCGGCGAGGACGACCCCGTCATCTGGCGCGGCCCGATGGTCCATCAGGTCCTCACCCAACTCGTCGAGGACGTGGAGTGGGGCGAACTCGACTACCTCGTCCTCGACCTGCCGCCGGGGACGGGTGATACGCAGTTGACCATCCTCCAGACGCTCCCGCTCGCCGGTGCCGTCATCGTCACGACGCCGGAGGAGGTGGCCGTCGACGACGCCCGCAAGGGCATCCGGATGTTCGGCCGCCACGACACGAACGTCCTCGGCCTCGTCGAAAACATGAGTTCCTTCGTCTGTCCCGACTGCGGCGGCCAACACGACATCTTCGGCTCCGGGGGCGGCCGCGAACTCGCGGAGGCGAACAACCTCCCCTACCTCGGCGGCGTCCCCCTCGATCCCGAGATCCGGAGCGGCGAGGAGCCGATGGTACTGAAAGACGACAACCCGACCGCCGACGCCTTCCGCGTCATCACCGAGGACGTCGCCAACAACGTCGGCGTCGTCAACCGGCGGCGCGTCTCGGACCGGTAG
- a CDS encoding uracil-DNA glycosylase → MDEDCRNCSDLCDARTNVVHGYGDVAADFLFVGGRPGPGADRTGVPFTGDDAGRRLQRILGALDLSASPPDADRPELEGAYLTYLTRCRHPDRGPTDEEVATCDPYLTADLRMINPEIIVPVGTRALRGVATEHTTRDPAELDAAEQHATTIRGRGFELVPMRALDDQTDAATEAFVEYFAESVLGRDYRQTKGRSGAHD, encoded by the coding sequence ATGGACGAGGACTGCCGGAACTGTTCGGATCTCTGTGACGCACGCACGAACGTCGTCCACGGCTACGGCGACGTCGCCGCGGACTTCCTGTTCGTCGGCGGCCGGCCGGGACCGGGTGCGGACCGCACCGGGGTCCCCTTCACCGGCGACGACGCCGGCCGTCGCCTCCAGCGAATCCTCGGCGCCCTCGACCTCTCGGCGTCGCCGCCCGACGCCGACCGCCCCGAACTCGAGGGGGCGTATCTCACCTACCTCACCCGGTGTCGCCACCCGGACCGCGGCCCGACCGACGAGGAGGTGGCGACCTGCGATCCCTACCTCACCGCCGACCTGCGCATGATCAACCCGGAGATCATCGTCCCCGTCGGGACGCGAGCGCTCCGGGGCGTCGCCACCGAACACACGACCCGCGATCCCGCGGAACTCGACGCCGCGGAGCAGCACGCGACGACGATCCGTGGCCGTGGCTTCGAACTCGTCCCGATGCGCGCCCTCGACGACCAGACCGACGCCGCAACCGAGGCCTTCGTCGAGTACTTCGCCGAGTCGGTGCTCGGACGGGACTACCGGCAGACGAAGGGACGGAGCGGCGCGCACGACTAG